ggtcagcacaacattgtggaccgatgggccctgtactattctatgttctattaaatgcAATTCAGGCTTTCCCCATACATGGCCTCTTCCATGTAGTACCTTTGCTgtaataaaatgccttgggacatttcATAGGGGTGCAATCAATAAAATTGCACAATGAGCCACGTGAGGTGGTGAGATAGCCAATAACTTAATCAAAGAAGTATGctttaaagatatcttaatatcaAAGGGCCTGGCCAATGAAGAAACAGTACCAATATTGAAATCACCACACAAGGCAATAGATTTGTTGGACTTCTAGAGTAAGAGAAGGTTATTGAGATAGAGAGGCGCAAACCACTAATCTTCTTAAAAGGTTTTCTTTACAACAGATTGATCAAAAGCATTTCCAATTCTAGTAACTCATTCAAATTCATATGTATTGAGTCAACTCTTACAGCTTTCCGTCTCCACTGAGATATTCAAGGctcatttctttctttaaatcTTAGTCACTTGCTGCAGCAAACAGTAATTGCAGTATCAGCACACATTCTCAACAGTATCAAGATGCTGCTGGACATTAGCCCTTTTCTTTCACATGCAGGTTTACGTTATGGTGCGTTAGTAGGAAGGGTTTTTAAATGCAATCACTCCCTTCACACACCTACAATGAGAGATACAATGAATCCACACTTCCGTGCTGTGAATAGTTATTTCCATGTGTAGGAATGATGCTGGGTAAAAATGGTGAATTTATACACCTACTGAACAATAAAAAGATACCCTTTTAAGAATCCACAGGCATCTAACTCAGTATACAGGCTCCACAGTCCCAAAATCCTCAGAACCATTCACAAAGTACAGGCTTCAAACACGGCAACAATAGTACCACTAGTAAAGCCACAGTGTCAGTGACCAGTTTGAATCCTGATCTCAGGAGCTGTCTGCGTGGAATttttatgttctccttgtgaccacagaggtctccaagtgctctggtttactcACACGtgccaaagacatgtaggttggtaggtgaattggccactaaattgcccttagtgtagataaggggttttgggggggggggggggggcatgggcaATGGAAGGAATAAAttgtagaattggtgtaaataaCTGTTGgatgattggtgtggacttgatggatcacaggccctgtttccatgctgcatggctCGGACTAAATGTGTGAAGATAATTAAATGTTAACAGAGCTGCAATTTGTTAGGGGCAATACTGGAGATGTATGGAAATAAATCTCTTAAGAACACAGTTACATGGGAATGGTGCAAGCATGATTACCAGAGAATCTGATTTAACCAGCAAAGTACCACTGCCTCCAAGGAGGTATGCTAAAATGTCCAGTGCACTGCAGAACACCAGCATTACCAAAAATCCACGGGTGCGTTAATGTGAAACGTAACTGGCATCTTAAAGTGTTAACTAGACAAATAATTTATGTCAAGGCAAAAGCATCAAAGGAGACGTATCCATTACTGACACCCACCAGAACATTATTGCCCACAAGAGGCATCTTTGAGGGccaggtggcttactcctgctcctattttgtgttcCATTCAAATCCACTGTGCAGTTGCTCACAGTATACAGTAAGAGCTCATCAGAAATTGTCCACTTCATACAACAAGGACTGTGCAGTTTATCCACAGGGGGCAGAAAAATAGTGGGTAACAATGTCCATTTCCCATAATATTCAGAATATAGCAAGGGATTATTCAATGATCCTTGTGATCGCAGAACTTAGAGCTGTTGCATATCTGATCAATAGAACCTAATCCTGGCAGTACCCCAAGGAGGATATGGTCTACAGAGAAACAGAGATTCTGTGatgctgatgaaggatcttgacgtgaaacattgactgcttatttccctccatagatgctgcctgacctgccgagttcctcagCATTTTGAGTACAGGCTCTTTCTCTTGGAAGTTTAACTGGGCATCTtttgcacctgtgttgattattTTCATGTAGGTTATTTCAAGCACACTCATGCAGAGCACTGCAAAACTGAGGATTTATTCCACAGAGGCAGCAAAAACTAAGTATCTTCTGGTCTTAGTCTTGCATACTCATACAGAAAACAAGTCTGTAAAATGATGGGTGAAATCCAGCTTTCTTCtttcactgatgcagtgtgggttaAAATCAAGAACTTGCAATATACAATAAAGCTAAAGTGGTTGTTTAATGATACTCAAACACTCCAGAAATGTGAGTACTAAACGTCCTAAATACATACATCAGCAACGCTCTAGGCTATTTTAATTCAAACTTCACAAACATTTTTGAAAGCAAAATAGTTACATCTGAAAGGCAAGGTAAGCACAACATGCAGGAAACAACTGTATGTTCAGCACCAGTCCCAAAACAGAACAGATTCAGAGGAATCAGACAACTGTAAATACAAACAGCTATCACACCTGAGGTACTTCTAGAAACTGCAACACCAATGGCAAGTTTGAGTATACACATTCACACATCTCTTCTGTCTGCTATCTCAGTTTCAAGGGCACTTATGTCTCTTTGTTGGAAGTACTTTCTCTGTTCCTGTACAGCACGTTCCAGCAATGGCAAGTCAACTCCATCTGCATCAATTAGTAGCCGAGCCTGGATCACAGGGACATTGCCTAAAAATAATGCCATCAAGTTAATATCCAACCAATCAAAACAATTGAAGCATGTGCAAAAAGCAATGCAACTAAGTGAAGTTTCCAAAGTCCTGTGGTGAGCTTCTCCATCTGCCCGCTTTGCCCCTGTACACCGTGCGTCAGAAAATAGCCATGGTCATTCAATTTAAGTTTACTGTACAATGAACCACAATATTCAAATTTTAAATTAGTTAATTAACAATTTACAAGGTGATATTCAATAGAAATCAAACTCCAAGGGACAAATACTCCAATAAGGCCCTTTTACATCCTACATCCTCTTTTCTATACACGAGAGACTAACATGAAACAATTTAAGACAACAATGGACTGACAAGATAATGGCTCTGTTCCAGACCATTTCATAACTTTCTCACATTTATTGATTCCTTAGAAAAATTTAAATCAGACAATAACTTGCCCATGTTAATCACTACTAATCAGCATGCATTttgaagaatattctgcaacttcCTTCAATCAAAGAATGCTTACAAGTGTAATTTTTGTGTCTCACTAAATTATATCCAGAGATTTATTCATAACCCACAACTATCAGAAGTGGAAGGGGCAACAGTCATCTGCTTATAAACAAATGTCTTTGTCTACACAAAGTTTAGGGTTTGCAAGAGTTTCCATTACCAGATTCAACTGAATGGATTGGGTTCAAGGCAAGAACAATGAAGGAGACAGTTATTTCATGCAGGTGAAGCAAAAGGAATACTTTGCTTCTGATGAAATGAGGCCAACTTAAATAAGCAAAAGACTTGTGGTTACTTAACTGCACCTTTTTATCCTAAGCCACTGACCTTTGGCTAAAAACATGTCATATTACAGTGAAGGATAGAAATCAGATATTAGGAGGACATATAGACTGGCAAAGTAGGATACAGATACTGTTTGGCATTCAATACAGAAGTATAAATTGCAGTGTGGAAtaaaaaatgcagagaaataCAAACTAAATGGCATAATTTTACAGGGGGGCTGGAAAGTAAGCTAATCTCtgctaaaaaaaaacatatgggCTCCTTGGCTACGTAAATAACAGCATGGAATATAAAACCCAAAGAACTTAtgctgcaagtaattaggaaagctaacagaatgttattgttcgTTGCTAGggtaattgaatacaaaagtagggaagttatgcttcagttatatagggcactggtgagaccacatctggagtgtctGTACAGAATTAGCCttcttatttgaggaaggatgttgatTCATTTGGAACAGTTCAGATACAATGTACCAGACAAACACTTGAAATGGGATGGTTGCTTTTGAGGGAAAGTTGGATAGGCTACAtttgtatccactggagcttagaagagtgagaggggacttgattgaaacaaaagACTGAGGactcttgacagggtagatgtggagacaaggggctgcagatgctggaatctggagcaacgcccaagatgctggaggaactcagtgggtcaggcagcatctgtggagggaaatggacaatcaatgttttgggtcaagacccttcatctggactgaaagataagaggggagatagccagtatattaaaaaaaaaggtggagggaagggatagcACATCAGCTAGCAGGCattagatggatccaggtgaggagagtgatgggcagatggggaggggagagtgggaatagcactagaagctgtgaggtgataggtggcaGTAATGAGGCTGAAGAtggggatgggcagatggagagagagtggagatGAAAAAAAAAGGGCGATGAGGGCTGGGGTAAGTGTAGAAAGAACAGGGTAGGTCAGgagagaaaggacagggaggaagCGGTTTATCagaagttgaagaattcaatgttcatgccttcaggttgtagactacccaggcatttggcctcaccctggcagtagaggaaaCTGAGGACAGATATGTTAGTGTGAGAACAGAGAGGAGAATTCTAGGCTGCCCAACCTTGAAACGATCAGAACTCAGGATGTTTGGAATGTTTAGCTCCCTTTGCAATTCAACTGCTAATGAAACAGTTCATACACACGTCCACCAAGTCTGGATATCATCCACCTCAATGCTGCAGGTCAATCAACCCTCATGCTATACAAGCTTCAGGCAATGATCACCTCCATCACTTGTCTACTTGACGATTTATAGCATCATTATCCCTGACCAAAGCCCTGAAGTTCAGAATCTGCTTTTATACCAAGTACATGATTATCTTTACAAAAGCAGGGTCAGAACCTGGATATTCTGTACTGAGTGGCTCACTAccctaagaatttttttttaaatgaaacaccTGCAAGGCACAAGGCAGGAAAGTGATAAAATACTCTCTAATTGCCCTGGTTGCTTCTAGCTCCTCTTCAAATTGCAAATGCTCATGGGTTATGGATTCCACTGGCAAGTTaagcgtttattgtccatcctataTAATCTAAAACAGAGTGAAAGTTACAGGTCAACTCCGGGTCAGAAGTCAAATACATGCAGACTTACAACACAGACTTCCTTTCCCAAGGCATGAGTGAACCAAATtagtttttgcaacaatccatcAGTTTCATGGCCAACATTATATATACCTGCTTTTATTCCCTATTTAATTATAAGAATTTAAAGTCCATGACACATCTCATGATCATTAGTTGACACTTGCAAATGCTAGCCCATTACACTAGTGGAGTGCAACCTACAACTGACTAACCAAAGGGTTTCTTGAACTCTGTtctcgtaacgctattacagtgccagcgacctaggttcaatttcagccactgtctgtaaggagcttgtatgttctcctcgtgactgcgtgggtttcctctgggtgctctggtttcctcccacattccaaagacgtacaggttaggaagttgtgggcatgctatgttggtgctggaagcatggcgacacttgcaggctgcccccagaacactccactcaaaagatgtatttcactgtgtgcttcaatgtattaATGACAATTAAGGACATCTTAAAACTGGTTGACTCATAAAACTGGTTTTCCAAATATGCTGCTTGCGTTGTTGATAAACTGGGATTGCACTCTTTGTACCTAAATTTAAGTTATACAAATAGAGGGGGAAAATTGGATTAAGCACTGACCTCTGCTGGTCTTAAACCTGCAGTACAGACATCTTAAAAGTCAAGATATAATGGAAAGATGGAACAAGCTGTTATTGGCATGCACAAGCTCACATTGCCTAACAGCAGCTTGCATTTATCTATCACTTTAAttgtagcaaaacatcccaagaacAAGTGTCAAATAAAATGCAGCAATGCAGCATAAAATACAAATAGACTGCAGCACAGAGATATTAGGATAGATTATCAAAGACAAAGATAGGGTTGAAGGAGCTTTAGAGACTAAAACTGTTTTGAGTCCATGAAAGATGAGGAAGCCACATTGGAGAAATTCAGTGAGATTGTGCAAGAGATGGAGCTGAAACACACATTATCTATTTTATTCTCAAAGCTTTCCCCACTGTACCTGTTGTGGTTTCCATTTCTCCAAGTACCATATATTCTGCTCCAACCCGAGCTTCAAATGGTTCCACCAGTGAAGTGAGAACCCGAAGACTGTAATCAATTGAGTTGTGATGGACACAGAGAGCTGCCTCAGAGATCCTGGCATCATAGTTTGTTAACCTACAATACGAAAGGTTTAAATGGAGGTGATATCAGAAACAGCATTGTGATACTCCAGAGGGGCAGGTCTAAGATGTTTATCTGTTATTGGTTTGAGATGCATCAATTTGCAAGATTTACTGTCTAGAACTTCATTATAAATTTCTACATTTGCCAAACAGAACAGTTTAGGGTGGGAAAAGAAGGACTTATCAGTTTACCTTTCTTGTACCAAGAAATGCAATATTTCCTGAAGAATCAATGGACAACTGAGCAATGACAAGTGAGACAGAAATTACATCATAATCCTTTCATAACATAGAATTTAAAACGCATACATTGGTTATTCAGCTCAGCTGGCCCACATCACTCTTTACACACACAATGGTCCATCCACTTACTACCACTTCACTCCGTATCCTCATGTTCCTTTCTTCAGATATGTATCAATTCACCTCTTAATGTGTCAATTAATGTACAAACATACAAGCTAAAAAACATACTGAAAATGTTTACAATTATCAGATTTTATCATGACTACAGGCCAAGGAGACAAAAACCAAACAACATTTTAGGACAAAAGTCTGCAAGTAGTCATTCCATATAGAATGATTATTGAATGGAGTGCAGTACAGCAGTGGAAGTCAAAACTTGGAGCCAGTCAGATATTATTATTCAAAGAGCAAAGGTGAGGAAGGCTGTAGGCTCCTGTGAAGGATAAACTAGATTAGTGCAAAAAGACTTCTGgccagagtttttttttta
Above is a genomic segment from Pristis pectinata isolate sPriPec2 chromosome 27, sPriPec2.1.pri, whole genome shotgun sequence containing:
- the ten1 gene encoding CST complex subunit TEN1 isoform X2, which encodes MRRIDRAATDFNSFASNSGEKGGKMLPQPGVFHFLWEICSGAADEGSAVRTFGRLTNYDARISEAALCVHHNSIDYSLRVLTSLVEPFEARVGAEYMVLGEMETTTGNVPVIQARLLIDADGVDLPLLERAVQEQRKYFQQRDISALETEIADRRDV